In Paludibaculum fermentans, the genomic stretch CATGGCCGGCAGGATGCCCGCGGTGGTGAAGAAGTCATGCGAAACACGCATGGACTTGAGGCGTTCGGGTACGTCCCCATGCATCAACTGCAGGTCGTCCTCGGTGTACAACGCAACCGAATCGAACGACTGATTGAGGCGGCGGATGTCGTAGAAGTTGCCGATGGACACGGGCCACTTGGGATTGCGCGGGGTCGACTCAAAGACGCGAACCAGCCGGTCAGGCTGCGGGTAAGGCAGCGGCCGCAAAAGTACGCCATCCAGCATCGTGAAGATGAGGGTATTGAGTCCAACCGACAACGCCAGCGCGGCCAAGGCTATGGCGGTGAAGCCGCGGTGCCGGCGCAAAGCCACGACCGCCTGGCGCAGGTCAGCGAACGTGCCGTCGAGCCAGCCCAGCAGGCGCTGGTCACGGATCTCCTCCGAGGCCACGCTCTCGTAGCCGCATTTGAGCCGGGCCTGGCGGCGGGCTTCGTTGAGTTCCAGGCCGCGCCGGAGTCCGGCCTCGGTCTCCATCTGGAGGTGGAACTCGATCTCGTCCTCAAGGTGTTGATCCAGCTTTTCCTTGCCGAAGACCGACCGTAGCTTCGAAAAGAACTGCAGCACTGCGCGCATGGGTGCCTCCTTGCGTGGGTTCGATCAGATGGTGTCGTCCAGCAGGCGCTGCATGATACCGGTCATGCGCGACCACTCCTGGCGTTCCACTTCCAAACGGCGACGGCCAGCAGGGGTAAGGCTATAGAAGCGGGCACGGCGATTCGACTCGGTCTGATCCCATGCGGCCCGCAGCAGGCCACGCTGTTCCAGGCGCACGAGACCGGGGTACAGGGTGCCCATGTTCAACTGCAGCGCACCCTCGGAGACCTGCGCCAGGCGTTCCGCGATGGCGTAGCCGTGCACGGGTCCGAGACTGGCGACCACCTTGAGGATCATGAGGTCGAGGGTGCCTTGCAGCACTCCGGCCTTGGGAGGAGCGGGTTCTCTATTTGGCAATCTAATACAACCTACCGTCGTTCCATTTGGCTGTCAAATGGAGTACAGCGGCTTCCGGAGGAAGTTACAAGCAAATCGAAGTTGCCGGGAAAAATCTGCCTCAAACGCGCCAGAAGGAGATCACGCACCCGCCGGCGACGATGAGTACCCCGCCCAGGCAGACCGGCAGCGAGGGCCGCTGGTCGAACCGGAGCCACGCAAGAAGTTGGGCACAGAGAAAGAAGAAGACCACGTAAATGCCAAGCAGGCGGCCGAAGTCCCATCGGGGCAGGTTCACTGTGAATCCATACGCAGCCAGCGCCAGGACCCCGAACCCGGCCGCAAGGAATCGGGCCGGCCCGGTGGAGCGGTAGAGGGCGGACTGGAAACACGAATCGCCGAAGGCTTCGAGGAAAGCGGCGGCCGCCAACACCAGATAAGTCAGGACCGGCCCAGGTTCACGCGAGAGCAGCGGGAAGGACATGCCTCCACTATCCCGCGAGTTGGATGGCTGTCATTGGAGGGGCAATTTTTCCTTAGGCGGCGCGGGGAGGGTAGGGTAAGCTCCTTGCAAGGAGGACTCATGGGTACAGGATCAATAAGGCTGGATTTCGCGACCGTCGGAGGAACAAAGCTCCAGGACCAGATCCATCTGGATGTGGTGGCACGCGACGGCACGACGCACTACGAGAGCTCAGTGCAGGTGAACGGCACGATACAGATCGGGGGTATCGACGCCTCACCGGTGAAAGACTATCAGGTGACGGTGTGGCCCATGCGGTACCGTCCGTCTTCGTTCTTCGTGAGGGTGCAGGACGGCAAAGTGGCTCGCCAGCCGGTGACGCTGCCGGTGAATCCAGACAAGGTATCGGCCATCGACGCGCCGGTCTACGCCAAACTGCCCGCCCAGTTGAAAGCGATCCTGGAGACCTCGTCAATCGACACGCAGCCCACTCAGCAAGGGGAGGCGCTGTATACCGCACTGGACGCACAGCGCCAGGCATGCCTGCTCAACATTGCCATCAAGGCCTCGGCCACAATCCTGGGGGATGGCACAAGCTGCTTCAGCCACATGGGCGGTCTGCTCAAGCTGCGCAGGGACCGGTTCTTTGTCAGGACCACGGCCGCCCTGTTTGAGGAGACCCAGAACGCTTCACGGCTGTTCCACGAGGTCTCGGAAGCGCTGCACCATCCGCCGGACGGCTACCAGCCGGCCAAAAGCTTCAAGACGTTCGACAAGTACGGCAACCTGCAGCTCTCGTTCTTCCGGCAGGGGGAGACGGGCGACCACTACCTGGTGGATGTCGACATCGACGAGGCGCAGTATTTGGAGCACGCGTTCGAGGTGATTCGCAACGCCGTACTGGACCACACCACCAACCCCTATGACGTTCACGAAGTGCTGGTAGGAGAACAGAAGCTGAATCCCGGCTACGACTTCGTGTTCCCGCAGGCGGCGCAGATCACGGTCAGCGCAAAGGCCTAGGCCGGCTCACACCGCCTCGATCGCGGCCAGCACCTTGGACCAGAGGGTCTTTGGCGCATGCATGGCGATCACAAACTCGGGCTGCAGTTTCTCGCGCGCGGCGGCATCGCGCACTTCGCTGAGGTACTGCGGCATGAAGAAGCCGCCGTCCGGCATCGGGCCCTGCACCAGGTCGCTGGCGTACAGCAGCCGGTGTTCGGGGAACCAAACCATCAGCATCCGCTCGCCGGTCTCGGTGCGGATGGGGATGAGTTCCACACGATTGGCGCCGCCGCCCAGCGACGTCCGCTGAGAGACCGGACGCAGTTCCGCCTCCCGGCGGCGGGTCGCAAGGGCATCGGGACGCAGAGTCCGGGGTGAGGCCAGCAACCGGCGGACAATGGGCTCGTTGCGGTCGAGCAGGTAGACCGGAATGCCCCGCGCGACATACTCCCGCACACCCGAGAAGTGCGGCCAGGCATCGGACGTCGTGATTACCGCCTTGATTGGCGTGCCTGGAAACCGCCGGGCGGCCTCCTCCAGAACCCGTTGGGAGTATCCGGCCGAGATCGGCGCCTCCAGGATCAGCAACCCGTCGTCCTGGCGGATGAAGGCAATGTCCCAATTGCCGGGCACTTTGACGAGCCCCGGAGCAAGCTCGACAGCCGGTCGGTCCGGCCGCCCCAACGGCCAGGCTTCGACCTCTGGCTGCGGCCTCTGGGCGAGCTTCTGCGCATCTGCGGGCAGTTCCAGCCGCTCGGCCGGAATCGCGGCATTGATCGTCATCTCGTCGATGCTGAACGAGCGATAGGGGTAGCCGGCTTTCTCGATGTCGACCTGCCGCGGATAGTGCAGCCCGCCATGCTCCAGATACCAGTAAGAGTAGATCCAGCGCGTGGTGACATCGCCCCAGACGTTCCAGAACGTATCGCGCGGATAGGTCCGGACAAGCTCCACAACGGTGGGCAGCGCGGTATCCGCATTGAACAGGATCCGCACCGGAAAGCCCTTCCAGGTGAACGTCACCGCATGGTGCATTACGTCCTGGTAGAGAGTCGAGCCGTCGGAACGCAGATCAGAGGCGGCTAGGGCAGTGAAAAGAACCCTCTCCGGACTGAAGTCGAGCCACTCGGGATCGGCTGGCGTCACACGCGGCGGGAATTCCCTGCCCTGCACCGTCATCCTTGTGGCTTCGAACTCCCCCGACGAGATGGTGGTCTGCCGGTCGACTTGGCCAGGCCGCTCGATCTTTTCCATGCGCCGGCGGCCGGTGGCCAGATCGCGCCACTCCTCGGTCTGCTCGTAGCGCACGATCCAGGGTCCGGCCGGCCGTTCGGATTGTTCAATCAGGTAATAGTGGCCGTAGCCTTTCAGATGCAGGGACTGGATGGACTCCAGTTGGGAGCGTCCGCCCATGGCAGCCAGGGCTTGTTCGACGAGGGAAGGCATAGAGAAAAGTAGATGAGTGGCGATGCTGTCAGGTGCGCAGATTATGTTGACGCATGTTACGGGTACAGCGGTAGACACTTGTTACAATTCGCGGCAGGCGGCATCTCTCCTTGACAGCTTAGGAGTCGGCGGTTATCCTTCTCCTAGATCAATTAGGAGAGCGAGATGTGGCGTAAGTGGGGCGAAGCCCTCGGCATAATGCGGCGGCGGCAATCCTGGGAGACCAGCCTGTCGGAGGAACTGGAGTCCCACATCGAACATCGCGCCGACCACCTGATGGCCGGCGGAACGCCCGCTGAGGAGGCCCGCCGGCAGGCTCGCCTTGAGCTCGGCCAGCACGAGACCTACAAGGAGCAGTGCCGTGAGGCTAAGGGACTGCGTTGGCCCGACGAACTGGCCCAGGACCTGCGCTTCGCCTTCCGCAGCGCGCGGCACCATCGTGGATTCACCACCGTGGCAATTGTCTCCCTTGCGTTGGGCATCGGCGCGAACACCGCCGTCTTCAGCGTCCTGAATTCACTGGTGCTGCAGCCACTGCCGATGGCCGAGCCGGAACGCGTCTTCTTCGTCCAGCACGACAAGGAACCTACCCATTCCTTCCCGCTCTATCGGGATCTGCGTGATCGCAACGCCACGTTTTCGGCTTTGGCCGCTTACCGGATTGCGCCCATGGGGCGGGAGACGGCGCAAGGCGCGGAACGCGTTTGGGGCTACCTGGCGACCGGCAACTATTTCGATCTACTGGGGACAAAGCCCATCCTGGGCCGGTTCTTCCACCCCGGGGACGAGAAGGGACCGGGTGCCAGTCCCTACGCCGTATTGAGCTACGCCTGTTGGAGGCAGCGCTTCGCAGGCGATCCCGGGATGGCCGGACGCACGGTGCGCATCAACGGCCGGCCGTACACGGTTCTGGGTGTGGCACCCCGTGAGTTTCACGGCACGGAGCATTTCTACTGGCCCGAGATCTGGGTCCCCATGATGATGGAACCTCAGATTGAAATGCGCGACTGGCTGGAGGATCGCAACACCTGGAACGCCTTCGTCATCGGCCGCCTGAGGCCGGGCATCACCCAGCAGCAGGCAGAGGCCAACCTGGATTCAGTCGGGCTGGCCGTCAATCAGGAACACCCGTCCGGCGGGTACGTGCCGCGCACCCGCCTGGCCAGGCCCGGCATGATCGGCGACACCGGCGGCGCGCCCGTTCGCGGATTCCTGATCGGCGTGATGGCGCTGGCGGGACTCGTCTTACTGGCGGCCTGCGCGAACCTGGCCGGACTGCTCTCGGCCCGGTCGGCCGACCGGCGCCGCGAGTTTGCGATTCGGATCTCGATCGGCGCGGGCCGGGCGCGGCTGATGCGGCAGCTCCTGACGGAATCCATGCTGCTGGCCCTGGCCGGAGGCGCTGCGGGTTGCGGGCTGGCCTACGGCCTGCTGAGCCTGCTCAGCGAATACCGGCCTCCGTTTGATTTTCCGGCTCAATTCGCGGTGAAGCCGGATCCGCGGGTGATGGCCTTTGCCGTTCTGATCACGGCAGTCACCGGGCTGCTGTTCGGCCTCGCGCCAGTGCGCCAGGCTTGGGCAACCGAGACGAATCGAGCCCTGCGCGGCGCCGGTTCGGGCCGCCGTTGGGCCTTTCGCGACCTGCTGCTGGCCGGTCAGGTGTGCCTCTGCTGCCTGCTGGTCACCGCGTGTTTCGTGTCTCTCCGCGGCCTGTCCAATGCTCTGCGGATGCCGGCCGGTTTCCGGTCCGAAGGGGTCACGGTGGCCGGCTTTGACCTAGGGATCGCCCGCTATTCAGCGGACCGAGGCCGGCAGTTCCAGCAGGAGGTTCTCGAGAAAGCAAAGGCGGTACCCGGGGTAGTTTCGGCTGCCTTCGCCAGCGCGGTGCCATTGACCGTCGATCAGTCCTCCACCACCCTGTATGCACCCGGCGCGATGGACGACAAGCGGAGGGACGGTGTTGGCGCAAGTTACTTCGTCGTCTCGCCGGACTATTTTTCCGTAATGTCGACCCGTCTGCTCGCCGGGCGGGACTTCCGCTGGGATGATCCGCCAGGAATGGCCATCGTCAACGAGACCCTGGCCCGCAAGGTGCTGGGACGGACAGACGCGGTGGGCCGCCGGATCGTGCACGGGTTTCGGGGTGAGCAGGTGCTGATCATCGGGGTTGTCGAAGACGGCAAGTACGAATCGTTGACCGAGCAACCTCGCGCCGCGATCTTCTGGCCGGCCGCGCGCCGCTACGAATCCAGCGGCCTGCTGTTGGTTCGTTCCAACCGTCCGGAGAGCGAGATGGCCGGGCTCCTGCGTCAATGCATCGCGGAGCTCGACGCCCGCTTGCCCGCCCAGAACGTCGGCGGACTGCGCCAGCAACTGAGCTACGCCTTCTTCCCCGCCCGCGCGGCCAGCTTTGCTCTGAGCGCGTTCGGACTGCTGGCGATGATGTTGGCCGTGACAGGCATTCACGGCCTGGCCGCCTACTCCGTGAGCCGGCGGGTGCGCGAAATTGGAATCCGCACGGCCGTTGGGGCGAGACCCGGCCAAGTCCTGAGCTTCGTCCTGGGGCGTACCGGTGCCCTGATTGCGGCCGGCTGCCTGGGCGGCCTGGCACTCGGCTTCGTGGCCAGCCAGGGCATGAGCCGAATCGTCTATCAGGCCTCTGCGCGCGATCCTGTTGTGTTGGCTGGAGTGGTTGTCACGATGGCCGTGATCTCCTTGGCCTCGGTCTATGTCCCGGCACGGCGCGCCCTCTCCATCGATCCGTTGCAAGCATTGCGACAGGAGTAGAGGCGACAATAGAAGCCGCAATGGCTTTATCGCAGGAGCAACTCGACGCGGTCCGGCGTAGTGGCCAGGACGCCTGCTGTGTGGCCGGTCCTGGTTCGGGCAAGACCACCGTCCTGGTCGAACGCTTTGCATGGCTGGTGGAACAGGGCATGGATCCAGGACGGATTCTCGCCATCACGTTCACCGAAAAGGCCGCCACCCAAATCAAGGCGCGGCTGGTGAAGCGCTTCAGCGGCGACATGGAGCGGCGGCGCGGAGTCGAGCGCGCGCAGGTTTCCACGATCCACGCTTTCTGCATGGGGCTGCTGCAGGAGCACGCGATTCGAGCTGGTCTCGATCCTGAGTTCGCAGTGCTCGACGAGCGGGAGGCCGACACCGAGCAGGCAGCCGCCATGGAAGCGGTGCTCGACCGCCTGGCCGAGGAGCGCCGGGAGGAGTTCGTCGCGGTCGCAGACGCCTGGCCCGCAAACGACATGGCGTCGTCACTACGCGGCGTTTATGAGGACCTGCGCATGGGCGGCGGAGCCCGGACCGCCCTCCAGCGCCTGCCGGAGTTCCATCCGGAGGTCGAAATCGAGGAACTTCGGCGCTCAGTCCGCCAGATGCTGGACGATTCGCCGGCTCCCACCACCGATCCGCAGCGGCGGCGCATGGAAGAAGGCCGCGCCTGGCTGAGCCAGGAGCCGTCCCTGCCCTGGCTGGCCGAGTTCAAGATGGACAAGCGCGGCCTGAAACCCGGCCATCCCATCTACGACAGCCTCGATCGCGTCAAGATGCTGCGCGACCAGGCGCGGCGCTGTGTCCTGGGCGCGGCTCATGTGAAGGAACGGGCCGTCCTGCGCGATGCCCTGGTCGAGTTTGAGCAGGAGTTCCAGCGGCGCAAGCGGGCACGGGCGGCCCTCGATTTCGAGGACCTGCAGGAGCAGACGCTGCGCCTGCTGCAGGGCGATTCCGAGATCCGCAGCGAGACGCAGGATCGTTTCGATGCGATTCTCATGGATGAACTGCAGGACACGAATCCGGTCCAGTGGCAGATCCTGGATCTGGTACGCCGTCCGGGCCGGTTCTTCGCGGTAGGCGACATCAACCAGTCCATCTATGGCTTCCGCCACGCGGTGCCCGAGCAGTTCGCGGCCTACCAGGAGACCGTGCGCGCGGCCGGCGGCGTGGTCGACCGTCTCGAGAGCAATTTCCGCAGCCGCCCCGAAATCCTGGCTGCCGTCACGGCCTCGCTGGTGACGACGCCCAGCGTCGGAGTGACGAGACACGAACTGATCGGACGCCGGGAGTACCCGTCCTACCGCGCCCCCTTCGTCGAAGTCCAGCGCATGGAGGAGGGCGAGGCGGAGGGGGAAGCCCTGTGGATCGCCCGGCGCTTGCGGGAACTGCACGGTGAATTGATGGTGGGGGATCCGCCGCATCCGGCCCGCTTCCGCGACATGGCCGTGCTGGCCCGCACCAAGGCTCCGTTCGATGCCCTGGAATCCGCCTTCGAGCAGTTCGGCATCCCCTGCCAGATCGACCGTGGCAAGAACTTCTTCGAGGAGCAGGAGATCCTGGATCTCACGAACTGGCTGCGCGTCCTGGAGAATCCGGCCAACGAGATCCCGCTCTTCGCCCTGCTGCGTTCGCCCTTCTTCGGATCGAGTGATGAGTCGATCCTGCTGGCGCGCGCTGGCGGGGGCCTGGCGCCCCAGGAAGCACTGGAGAGGATTGGATGGGCCCGGGCGTTTCGGGAGGAAATCCCGGCGGACCGGCTGCTGTCGCGGCTGATGGACGAGACCGGCTACCGCGACGGGCTCTCGCGCCGGGGCCGGGCCAATGCCGACAAATTCCTGCGGCTGCTGCGCGATCTGGACTCAGCCGCGCCCGGAGATCTCGCCGGACGCCTGGAGCACATCGACGACCTGCGCAAACGCGGCAAGGAGCCGAACGCACCCGAGGTCGAGTTCTCCGACGCCGTCCAGGTGATGTCGATCCACTCAGCCAAGGGACTGGAGTTTCCGGTGGTCGTCCTGGCCTCAATGCAGAAGGGAACCCAGAACTTCAGCGAACCGCTGGCGTGGACGCCCCAGGCCGGCCTGGGCCTGCGCTGGCGTATGCCGGACGGCAAGACGTCTGAGCCGGATCCCGCCCTCGCGGCGTGCGTCAGCCTGACTTCCGAACGCGAACGGGCCGAGGCCGACCGTCTGCTGTACGTAGCCATGACCCGGGCAGAAGAGCGGCTCATCCTTTCCTGGACGCAGCCCGCACGCAGCACTCCACCGTGGGTCCTGCAGGTGGAAACAGGACTCCAGATCGAGTGGCCAGCGGAGATCAACGTTGTCCGCGAAACAGAGTCGCTGCGGCTGACCAGGCGCAGCG encodes the following:
- a CDS encoding PadR family transcriptional regulator, giving the protein MPNREPAPPKAGVLQGTLDLMILKVVASLGPVHGYAIAERLAQVSEGALQLNMGTLYPGLVRLEQRGLLRAAWDQTESNRRARFYSLTPAGRRRLEVERQEWSRMTGIMQRLLDDTI
- a CDS encoding MBL fold metallo-hydrolase, which encodes MPSLVEQALAAMGGRSQLESIQSLHLKGYGHYYLIEQSERPAGPWIVRYEQTEEWRDLATGRRRMEKIERPGQVDRQTTISSGEFEATRMTVQGREFPPRVTPADPEWLDFSPERVLFTALAASDLRSDGSTLYQDVMHHAVTFTWKGFPVRILFNADTALPTVVELVRTYPRDTFWNVWGDVTTRWIYSYWYLEHGGLHYPRQVDIEKAGYPYRSFSIDEMTINAAIPAERLELPADAQKLAQRPQPEVEAWPLGRPDRPAVELAPGLVKVPGNWDIAFIRQDDGLLILEAPISAGYSQRVLEEAARRFPGTPIKAVITTSDAWPHFSGVREYVARGIPVYLLDRNEPIVRRLLASPRTLRPDALATRRREAELRPVSQRTSLGGGANRVELIPIRTETGERMLMVWFPEHRLLYASDLVQGPMPDGGFFMPQYLSEVRDAAAREKLQPEFVIAMHAPKTLWSKVLAAIEAV
- a CDS encoding ABC transporter permease; translated protein: MWRKWGEALGIMRRRQSWETSLSEELESHIEHRADHLMAGGTPAEEARRQARLELGQHETYKEQCREAKGLRWPDELAQDLRFAFRSARHHRGFTTVAIVSLALGIGANTAVFSVLNSLVLQPLPMAEPERVFFVQHDKEPTHSFPLYRDLRDRNATFSALAAYRIAPMGRETAQGAERVWGYLATGNYFDLLGTKPILGRFFHPGDEKGPGASPYAVLSYACWRQRFAGDPGMAGRTVRINGRPYTVLGVAPREFHGTEHFYWPEIWVPMMMEPQIEMRDWLEDRNTWNAFVIGRLRPGITQQQAEANLDSVGLAVNQEHPSGGYVPRTRLARPGMIGDTGGAPVRGFLIGVMALAGLVLLAACANLAGLLSARSADRRREFAIRISIGAGRARLMRQLLTESMLLALAGGAAGCGLAYGLLSLLSEYRPPFDFPAQFAVKPDPRVMAFAVLITAVTGLLFGLAPVRQAWATETNRALRGAGSGRRWAFRDLLLAGQVCLCCLLVTACFVSLRGLSNALRMPAGFRSEGVTVAGFDLGIARYSADRGRQFQQEVLEKAKAVPGVVSAAFASAVPLTVDQSSTTLYAPGAMDDKRRDGVGASYFVVSPDYFSVMSTRLLAGRDFRWDDPPGMAIVNETLARKVLGRTDAVGRRIVHGFRGEQVLIIGVVEDGKYESLTEQPRAAIFWPAARRYESSGLLLVRSNRPESEMAGLLRQCIAELDARLPAQNVGGLRQQLSYAFFPARAASFALSAFGLLAMMLAVTGIHGLAAYSVSRRVREIGIRTAVGARPGQVLSFVLGRTGALIAAGCLGGLALGFVASQGMSRIVYQASARDPVVLAGVVVTMAVISLASVYVPARRALSIDPLQALRQE
- a CDS encoding UvrD-helicase domain-containing protein — encoded protein: MALSQEQLDAVRRSGQDACCVAGPGSGKTTVLVERFAWLVEQGMDPGRILAITFTEKAATQIKARLVKRFSGDMERRRGVERAQVSTIHAFCMGLLQEHAIRAGLDPEFAVLDEREADTEQAAAMEAVLDRLAEERREEFVAVADAWPANDMASSLRGVYEDLRMGGGARTALQRLPEFHPEVEIEELRRSVRQMLDDSPAPTTDPQRRRMEEGRAWLSQEPSLPWLAEFKMDKRGLKPGHPIYDSLDRVKMLRDQARRCVLGAAHVKERAVLRDALVEFEQEFQRRKRARAALDFEDLQEQTLRLLQGDSEIRSETQDRFDAILMDELQDTNPVQWQILDLVRRPGRFFAVGDINQSIYGFRHAVPEQFAAYQETVRAAGGVVDRLESNFRSRPEILAAVTASLVTTPSVGVTRHELIGRREYPSYRAPFVEVQRMEEGEAEGEALWIARRLRELHGELMVGDPPHPARFRDMAVLARTKAPFDALESAFEQFGIPCQIDRGKNFFEEQEILDLTNWLRVLENPANEIPLFALLRSPFFGSSDESILLARAGGGLAPQEALERIGWARAFREEIPADRLLSRLMDETGYRDGLSRRGRANADKFLRLLRDLDSAAPGDLAGRLEHIDDLRKRGKEPNAPEVEFSDAVQVMSIHSAKGLEFPVVVLASMQKGTQNFSEPLAWTPQAGLGLRWRMPDGKTSEPDPALAACVSLTSERERAEADRLLYVAMTRAEERLILSWTQPARSTPPWVLQVETGLQIEWPAEINVVRETESLRLTRRSGQPEAMPAPVLEGGTAEPVEATPLPESHQSSAQLPVTALAVFADCPRRYFLQALVGWPQPVRQGGSGGGAALGTEVHEFLGGVSEEVSPEAEALAGVFLQSDLAGRVQQASRVEREFDFLVEIEGVLLRGQIDLWFEHDGRLVVVDYKTDRNLDESRMEAYSVQLRLYAEALERMLGQPVDEAWLFSLRLGTPHPVEIGSQEERLAGLRALVEAEKAGDFPLREAPRCRWCPYSAGACPSVGGSWAE